CCGGCCTGACCTGGGCCCTGCAGAAAGTGCGCCGCGCCGGCGGCGCGCGCGAGGGCGGCTATCCGGGCGCGGCCAAAGTGATGGCGCAATTGCAGGACGCGGCAGGGGCCTTGACGCGAAAGCGCGTCGGACTCGTGGCGCTGGAGCGGATTCCGGTGCGCGAGCACACCGAGCTGCAGGATGCGGCCGGCCGGCGCGTCGGTGAAGTCACCAGCGGCCTGCTCGGGCCCAGCATCGACCGGCCCGTGGCCATGGGCTACGTGGACGCCGCCCAGGCCGCCCCCGGCACCCGGCTGAACGCCCTGGTGCGCGGCAAGCCGGTGCCGATGGAAGTCAGCCCCATGCCCTTCGTTCCCAACCGATACTACAGGGGCTGATTGCACAGCCCTTTTTCAACCTTTTTCCGGAGAACCGACCATGACCGTCAAGTACACCCAGGATCACGAGTGGATCCAGCTCGAAGACCATGAAGCCGCCGTCGTCGGCATCACGCTGCATGCGCAGGACGCGCTGGGCGACGTGGTGTTCGTCGACCTGCCCGAAGTCGGCAAGACCTTCAGCCAGGGCGAAGTCGCCGGCGTGGTCGAGTCGGTCAAGGCCGCGGCCGACATATTCATGCCCGTGGCCGGCGAGGTCACCGAAGTCAACGAGGCCCTGCGCGCCGACCCGGCGCTGGCCAACAGCGACCCGATGGGCAACGGCTGGTTCTTCAAGATCCTGATCAAGGACATGGCCCAGTTCGACCAGCTGATGGACGAACCCGATTACGAGAAATTCACCAAAGAAGCCTGACCCAGCCGAGCCGCCCATGCTGATGCAATCCGCCCCGCCGCTTCGCGAACTCGAAGACCCCGAAGAGTTCATCGCCCGCCACATCGGCATCGACGCCGACGACGAACACCGCATGCTGCCGGTGATCGGCTCGGCCTCGCGCCGCGAACTGATCGAGGGCATCGTGCCGCCGTCGATCCGGCGGGCGCAGCCCATGCAGCTGCCCGCGGCCGTGACCGAGGCGGCGGCGCTGGACGAGCTGCGCGCGATCGCATCGAAGAACCAGGTGTTCAAGAGCTTCATCGGCCAGGGCTACTACGGCACCCACACGCCGGGCGTGATCCTGCGCAACGTGCTGGAGAACCCGGCCTGGTACACCGCCTACACGCCCTACCAGGCCGAGATCAGCCAGGGCCGCATGGAGGCGCTGGTCAACTTCCAGACCATGGTCTGCGACCTGACCGGCATGGCCGTCGCCAACGCTTCCATGCTCGACGAGGCCACGGCCGCCGCCGAGGCCATGACGCTGGCCAGGCGCAGCGTCAAGAGCAAGAGCAACATCTTCATCGTGGCCGGCGACTGCCATCCGCAGACCATCGAGGTGATCCAGACCCGGGCCCGGCCGCTCGGGCTGCAGGTCAAGGTCAGCACCGCGGCCGCCACCGTGCCGCAGCTGATGGCCGAGGGCGACTACTTCGGCGTGCTGGTGCAGTACCCGGCCACCACCGGCGCCATCCATGACCTGCGCCCGCTGGCGGGCCAGGCCCACGCGGTGGGCGCGGCGCTGTGCGTGGCGGCCGACCTGCTGGCGCTGACCCTGCTGCTGCCGCCCGGCGAGTGGGATGCCGACATCGTCTGCGGCACCACCCAGCGCTTCGGCATGCCCATGGGCAACGGCGGCCCGCACGCAGCCTACCTGGCCTGCCGCGACGAGTTCAAGCGCTCGCTGCCGGGCCGGCTGGTCGGCGTGAGCGTGGACGCGCACGGCAACCCGGCCTACCGCCTCGCGCTGCAGACGCGCGAGCAGCACATCCGCCGCGAGAAAGCCACCTCCAACATCTGCACGGCGCAGGTGCTGCCGGCCGTGGTGACCAGCATGTACGCGGTCTACCACGGCCCGCAGGGCCTGCTGCGCATCGCGCGGCGCGTGGCCTGCTACACCGCGGTCTTCGTGCGCGGGCTGCAGGCCCTGGGCTACGAAATCACCAACGGCGGCGCCTTCGACTCGGCCACCATCCGCACCGGCGACGCCACCCCCGCCATCGCCGCCCGGGCTCGCCAGGCCGGCGTCAACCTGCGCCACCGGCTGAACAACCACCTGGGCGTGTCGTTCGACGAGACCAGCACGCGCGAGGACATCGAGCAGCTCTGGTCATTCTTCGCCCGGCCCGGCCAGGCGCTGCCGCGCGTGGCCGATTTCGAGCGCGGCATCGAGCCGCTGATTCCCACCGAGCTGCGCCGCACCAGCGCCTTCCTCACGCACCCGGTGTTCAACACGCACCACAGCGAGACCGGCATGCTGCGCTACATCCGCGCGCTGTCCGACAAGGATCTCGCGCTGGACCGCAGCATGATCCCGCTGGGCAGCTGCACCATGAAGCTCAACGCCACCAGCGAGATGATCCCCATCACCTGGCCGGAGTTCGCCAACATCCACCCGTTCGCGCCCGCCGAGCAGTTGCAGGGCTACGCCCAGCTCGATGCCCAGCTGCGCGACTGGCTGTGCCAGGCCACCGGCTACGCCGGCATCAGCCTGCAGCCCAATGCCGGCTCGCAGGGCGAGTACGCGGGCCTGCTCGCGATCAAGGCCTTCCATGAGGCGCAGGGCCAGGGCCACCGCAACATCTGCCTGATCCCCTCCTCCGCGCACGGCACCAACCCGGCCAGCGCCCAGATGGTGGGCATGCAGGTGGTGGTGACGGCCTGCGACGCCAGCGGCAACGTGGACCTGGGCGACCTCGCCGCCAAGTGCGCGCAGCACGGCGACAGATTGGCCTGCGTGATGATCACCTACCCGAGCACGCACGGCGTGTTCGAAACCCAGGTCAAGGAACTCTGCGCGCTGGTGCACCAGCATGGCGGACGCGTCTACGTGGACGGCGCCAACATGAACGCGCTGGTGGGCGTGGCCGCGCCCGGCGAGTTCGGCGGCGACGTGAGCCACCTGAACCTGCACAAGACCTTCTGCATCCCGCACGGCGGCGGCGGCCCCGGCGTCGGCCCGGTGTGCGTGGTGGAAGACCTCGTGCCCTACCTGCCCGGCCACGCCACGGCGGGCCTGCATTCGGCGGTGGGAGCCGTCTCGGCCGCGCCGCTGGGCAACGCCGCGGTGCTGCCGATCAGCTGGATGTACTGCCGCATGATGGGCGCCGCCGGCCTGCAGCAGGCCACCGAGGTGGCGATCCTTTCCGCCAACTACGTCAGCGCGCGCCTGAAGGACCACTACCCTACGCTGTACGCCAGCGCCAACGGCCATGTGGCGCACGAGTGCATCCTCGACCTGCGCCCGCTCAAGGAAACCAGCGGCGTGACGGCCGAGGACGTGGCCAAGCGCCTGATCGACTACGGCTTCCATGCGCCGACGCTGAGCTTCCCGGTGGCCGGCACGCTGATGGTGGAGCCGACCGAGAGCGAGACGCTCGACGAGCTCGACCGCTTCATCGACGCCATGATCGCGATCCGCCAGGAAATCCGCCGCATCGAGGGCGGCGAGTGGCCGCAGGACGACAACCCGCTGAAGAACGCGCCGCACACCGCCGTGAGCCTGCTCAAGGGCGAGTGGCCCCACGCCTATGGCCGCGACACCGGCGCCGCCGTGCTGAGCCAGACCCGGCACGCCAAGTACTGGCCGCCGGTGGGCCGCGTGGACAACGTGTACGGCGACCGCAACCTGTTCTGCAGCTGCGTGCCGATCGGCGACGACGACTGAGCGGAAAAGGGGCGCGGCGGCGGGTAACATCGCCGCTTCCCATTCACCCCTCTTTCCCGAAGGATCGATCTTGCGAACCCTGTTGTGCATCTTGCTCGCCGGCCTCGCGGCCGCGCCCGCCGTCCTGGCGCAAAACGCGCCCGTCACCACCAAGAGCGGCCTGATCTACCAATCGCTCAAGGAAGGCAGCGGCGCCGCGCCCGCCGCCACCGACACGGTCAAGGTGCACTACCGCGGCAGCTTCCCCGACGGCCGCGAATTCGACAGCTCCTACAAGCGCGGCGAGCCCACCGAGTTCCCGCTCAACCGCGTGATCCCCTGCTGGACCGAAGGCGTGCAACTGATGAAGCCGGGCGGCAAGGCCAAGCTGACTTGCCCGCCGGCCATCGCCTACGGCGAGCGCGGCGCCGGCGGCGTGATTCCGCCCAATGCGACGCTGAACTTCGAGATCGAGCTGATCTCGGTGAAGCGCTAGGCCGCACACCCCATGCTGCTCAAGGTCGGTGAGCTGGCAAGGCGCACCGGCCTCACGGTGCGCACCCTGCACCACTACGACGAGATCGGCCTGCTCAAGCCCTCGGGGCGCTCCGGCGCCGGCTACCGCCTGTACAGCCGCGAGGATGTGCAGCGCCTGCACGGCATCCAGGCGCTGCGGCACCTGGGGCTGCCGCTGCATGACATCGCGCAGCTGCTGGCGGGTGAAGGCGCCCAGCCCGACCGCATCATCGCGCAGCAGATTCACGCGCTGGACCAGCAGATCGTGCAGGCCACCGAGCTGCGCGGCCGCCTGGCCCTGATGCGCGATGGCCTGGTGGCCGGCGCCGAGCCCGACATGGGCAACTGGCTGGAAACGCTGGGGCTGATGGCCACCTTCGGGAAGTACTTCAGCGCCGCCGAGCTCAAACAGGTGTTCGAGAACTGGAAACGCATCGAGGCGGAGTGGGTGCCGCTGATGGCGCAGGTGCGCGAGGCCATGGACCAGGGCCTGGCACCGCAAACGCCGCAGGTGCAGCGGCTGGCCTACCGCTGGATGTCGCTGGTGCTGCACTGGATGGACGGCGATCTCGAGCTGCTCCACCGCTGGGGCCACATGTACCGCCAGGAGCCCTCGGCGCATGGCCGCCACCATGGCCCGCCCGGCGACATGTTCGAGTTCGTGGAAACCGCCATCAAGCTGCGCATGGCCCTGCTGGAAAAATACGTGACACCGGCGCAGCTGCGCCGCCTGGCCCATGTCTCCATCGCGCAGTGGGAGGCGCTGGAGAACCGCGTGACCGGTCTGCTGCACGACGGCGTGCCGCCCGGCAGCCCGCCGGGCCAGGCAGCGGTGCAGCAGTGGAGCGACTTGATGGACCAGTTGACGCGCCACGACCCGGTTCTGCGCAGCAAGCTGCTGGCGGCCTCCGCCAACGAGCCTTTGCTGCGGGCCGGCTCGCCCTTGAGCGCCGCCGTGCGCGACTACCTCCAGCAGGGCTTGCCCGCCGCCTGAGTTTTCCTGAAGAATCCGCTTGACCCTCACGCAACGTGAGGGCCTACAGTCGGCCCCCGGTACAGAACCCAAGGATCGACGGCATGAACACACCCCACCCCGGCGCCGCACGGCGCAGCCAGCGCGCCGCGCTGTTTCGCGACACCAATTTCCGCTGGATGACCG
This Variovorax terrae DNA region includes the following protein-coding sequences:
- a CDS encoding FKBP-type peptidyl-prolyl cis-trans isomerase → MRTLLCILLAGLAAAPAVLAQNAPVTTKSGLIYQSLKEGSGAAPAATDTVKVHYRGSFPDGREFDSSYKRGEPTEFPLNRVIPCWTEGVQLMKPGGKAKLTCPPAIAYGERGAGGVIPPNATLNFEIELISVKR
- a CDS encoding MerR family transcriptional regulator, with the protein product MLLKVGELARRTGLTVRTLHHYDEIGLLKPSGRSGAGYRLYSREDVQRLHGIQALRHLGLPLHDIAQLLAGEGAQPDRIIAQQIHALDQQIVQATELRGRLALMRDGLVAGAEPDMGNWLETLGLMATFGKYFSAAELKQVFENWKRIEAEWVPLMAQVREAMDQGLAPQTPQVQRLAYRWMSLVLHWMDGDLELLHRWGHMYRQEPSAHGRHHGPPGDMFEFVETAIKLRMALLEKYVTPAQLRRLAHVSIAQWEALENRVTGLLHDGVPPGSPPGQAAVQQWSDLMDQLTRHDPVLRSKLLAASANEPLLRAGSPLSAAVRDYLQQGLPAA
- the gcvH gene encoding glycine cleavage system protein GcvH; the encoded protein is MTVKYTQDHEWIQLEDHEAAVVGITLHAQDALGDVVFVDLPEVGKTFSQGEVAGVVESVKAAADIFMPVAGEVTEVNEALRADPALANSDPMGNGWFFKILIKDMAQFDQLMDEPDYEKFTKEA
- the gcvP gene encoding aminomethyl-transferring glycine dehydrogenase, translating into MLMQSAPPLRELEDPEEFIARHIGIDADDEHRMLPVIGSASRRELIEGIVPPSIRRAQPMQLPAAVTEAAALDELRAIASKNQVFKSFIGQGYYGTHTPGVILRNVLENPAWYTAYTPYQAEISQGRMEALVNFQTMVCDLTGMAVANASMLDEATAAAEAMTLARRSVKSKSNIFIVAGDCHPQTIEVIQTRARPLGLQVKVSTAAATVPQLMAEGDYFGVLVQYPATTGAIHDLRPLAGQAHAVGAALCVAADLLALTLLLPPGEWDADIVCGTTQRFGMPMGNGGPHAAYLACRDEFKRSLPGRLVGVSVDAHGNPAYRLALQTREQHIRREKATSNICTAQVLPAVVTSMYAVYHGPQGLLRIARRVACYTAVFVRGLQALGYEITNGGAFDSATIRTGDATPAIAARARQAGVNLRHRLNNHLGVSFDETSTREDIEQLWSFFARPGQALPRVADFERGIEPLIPTELRRTSAFLTHPVFNTHHSETGMLRYIRALSDKDLALDRSMIPLGSCTMKLNATSEMIPITWPEFANIHPFAPAEQLQGYAQLDAQLRDWLCQATGYAGISLQPNAGSQGEYAGLLAIKAFHEAQGQGHRNICLIPSSAHGTNPASAQMVGMQVVVTACDASGNVDLGDLAAKCAQHGDRLACVMITYPSTHGVFETQVKELCALVHQHGGRVYVDGANMNALVGVAAPGEFGGDVSHLNLHKTFCIPHGGGGPGVGPVCVVEDLVPYLPGHATAGLHSAVGAVSAAPLGNAAVLPISWMYCRMMGAAGLQQATEVAILSANYVSARLKDHYPTLYASANGHVAHECILDLRPLKETSGVTAEDVAKRLIDYGFHAPTLSFPVAGTLMVEPTESETLDELDRFIDAMIAIRQEIRRIEGGEWPQDDNPLKNAPHTAVSLLKGEWPHAYGRDTGAAVLSQTRHAKYWPPVGRVDNVYGDRNLFCSCVPIGDDD